From Candidatus Dormiibacterota bacterium, a single genomic window includes:
- a CDS encoding dienelactone hydrolase family protein, with the protein MGSMIEFARPDAKRAPGYLAEPPDRPAAPGVVMLEEWWGVNDQMKHTAERLASEGFRALVPDLYRGRVAATGDEANHLMQGLDFGDAANQDARGAAQFLKQRSSKVGVTGYCMGGALALLAAMYVPEFDAAVVYYGCPPPEAGDPSKIRIPLMGHWALHDEFFNIATVDALEERLKAGNVPYEFYRYDAGHAFCNPKGLGNYKHEEAETAWRRSVDFFHRTLE; encoded by the coding sequence ATGGGGTCGATGATCGAGTTCGCCCGTCCCGACGCAAAGCGCGCTCCCGGGTATCTGGCCGAGCCGCCGGATCGGCCTGCCGCTCCGGGCGTCGTCATGCTCGAGGAGTGGTGGGGCGTCAACGACCAGATGAAGCATACCGCGGAGCGCCTCGCCTCCGAAGGCTTCAGGGCCTTGGTCCCCGACCTCTATCGCGGACGTGTCGCTGCAACGGGCGACGAAGCCAATCATCTGATGCAGGGCCTGGACTTCGGCGACGCGGCGAACCAGGATGCGCGTGGTGCGGCGCAGTTCTTGAAACAGCGCAGTTCCAAGGTCGGCGTCACCGGGTACTGCATGGGGGGCGCGCTCGCGCTTCTCGCTGCAATGTACGTGCCGGAGTTCGACGCGGCCGTCGTCTACTACGGCTGCCCGCCGCCGGAAGCGGGCGACCCGTCGAAGATTCGCATTCCCTTGATGGGGCACTGGGCGCTCCACGACGAGTTCTTCAATATTGCGACCGTCGATGCGCTCGAAGAGCGACTCAAGGCGGGCAACGTGCCATACGAGTTCTATCGGTACGATGCCGGACACGCCTTCTGCAATCCTAAGGGTCTGGGAAATTACAAACACGAGGAGGCGGAGACGGCGTGGCGCCGCTCGGTGGACTTCTTCCACCGAACGCTGGAGTGA
- a CDS encoding DUF5069 domain-containing protein: protein MPTDFRDGTTFPRRGRESAGGALWLLRVFDKARAAAAGAIHDYIYPCPMDRGVLERWGVTPEQFNAAIRAHTTDEEILRWFEERVPAEGVRAANAWLTNDKASNMDRQDAEEGVA, encoded by the coding sequence ATGCCTACTGATTTTCGCGACGGTACGACATTTCCACGGCGAGGTCGGGAGTCTGCAGGAGGGGCGCTGTGGCTCCTGCGCGTCTTCGACAAGGCGCGCGCAGCGGCGGCCGGCGCGATCCACGACTACATCTATCCGTGCCCGATGGATCGCGGGGTGCTGGAACGCTGGGGAGTGACTCCCGAGCAGTTCAATGCTGCGATACGCGCGCACACGACCGACGAGGAGATTCTTCGCTGGTTCGAAGAGCGCGTTCCGGCCGAGGGCGTCCGCGCCGCAAACGCCTGGCTCACGAACGACAAGGCCTCCAACATGGATCGACAGGACGCCGAGGAAGGCGTCGCCTAA
- a CDS encoding ion channel, translating to MSVLRLGDSSRWHATIAVLAAAALYALLPPNYTIGPAWIAPMMVLIVLVPLLVMRVRGAEWKLQRAASIVLIAIVNFFNATSVVLLVYYLLAASRHQTGAELLTAGAQIWITNVLVFALWYWELDGGGPYPRSLHASAREIADADFLFPQMAANPGQAACIAADWKPQFVDYLYLAFVTATALSPADVMPLSPMAKMLMLLEGLISLVTLALVLARAVNVLA from the coding sequence ATGAGCGTACTTCGGCTCGGGGACTCTTCACGCTGGCATGCGACGATCGCTGTTCTCGCAGCTGCAGCCCTCTACGCGCTGCTTCCTCCGAACTACACGATCGGGCCGGCGTGGATCGCCCCGATGATGGTGCTGATCGTGCTCGTTCCGCTGCTGGTCATGCGTGTTCGCGGCGCGGAATGGAAGCTCCAGCGCGCGGCGTCGATCGTGCTCATCGCGATCGTGAACTTCTTCAACGCCACGTCGGTCGTGCTGCTCGTCTACTATCTGCTCGCTGCCTCCCGCCATCAAACCGGTGCAGAACTCCTGACCGCCGGGGCGCAGATTTGGATCACGAACGTCCTCGTCTTCGCCCTTTGGTACTGGGAGCTTGACGGCGGTGGGCCGTACCCGCGGTCGCTGCATGCCTCGGCACGCGAAATCGCCGACGCGGACTTCCTCTTTCCGCAGATGGCCGCCAACCCCGGACAGGCCGCGTGCATTGCAGCCGACTGGAAGCCGCAGTTCGTCGACTACCTCTACCTCGCTTTCGTGACCGCAACCGCGCTCAGCCCTGCCGACGTTATGCCGCTCAGCCCTATGGCAAAGATGCTCATGCTCCTGGAAGGCTTGATCTCGCTCGTGACCCTGGCGCTCGTGCTGGCACGCGCGGTCAACGTCCTCGCATAG
- a CDS encoding 2-dehydropantoate 2-reductase — MRVAVVGAGAIGGFLAAALARSGISTAVVARGEHLDAIRAQGVRVDSDLGSFSARVDAAADLRDLAPADALLLTFKAHQWPSFLEQLAPYAGRSAPIVTMQNGIPFWFERNPPLESVDPGGRIGALFDDAQTIGGVVHVSGHVAEPGRVVQSGGLRYILGEAIGTNGTRVAEIASVLRTAGLAVEVDDAIRRALWFKLVGNASLNPVSAATHETIGQIVRDPPVLAQVRALMCEVLDVGKRLGLVGNVEEEADARIAYASRLDDVKTSMLQDLEAGRPLELDPILGAAIELADRRGIPVPRLRAIAEQLHELAS; from the coding sequence ATGCGCGTCGCCGTAGTAGGCGCTGGGGCCATCGGCGGTTTTTTGGCAGCCGCGCTCGCTCGCTCGGGCATCTCGACTGCCGTGGTCGCGCGGGGCGAACACCTCGACGCGATCCGCGCGCAAGGCGTGCGCGTCGATAGCGATCTTGGCTCGTTCAGCGCGCGCGTCGACGCGGCAGCGGACCTGCGCGATCTCGCTCCGGCCGACGCGCTGCTGTTGACCTTCAAGGCGCATCAGTGGCCGAGCTTTCTCGAACAACTCGCGCCGTACGCCGGCAGAAGCGCGCCCATCGTAACCATGCAAAACGGCATTCCGTTTTGGTTCGAGCGTAATCCGCCGCTCGAGTCCGTCGACCCCGGCGGGCGAATCGGTGCGCTCTTCGACGACGCGCAGACGATCGGAGGCGTCGTGCACGTCTCGGGGCACGTGGCCGAGCCCGGTCGCGTCGTGCAGAGCGGCGGCCTTCGCTACATACTCGGCGAGGCGATCGGAACAAACGGCACGCGCGTAGCGGAGATTGCGAGCGTGCTGCGTACTGCCGGCCTCGCCGTGGAGGTCGACGACGCTATTCGTCGCGCGCTGTGGTTCAAGCTCGTTGGGAATGCGAGCCTCAACCCCGTGAGCGCTGCGACGCACGAGACCATCGGGCAGATCGTGCGCGATCCGCCGGTTCTTGCGCAGGTGCGCGCGCTGATGTGTGAAGTGCTCGACGTCGGCAAGCGTCTGGGCTTGGTGGGCAACGTGGAAGAAGAGGCTGACGCGCGTATCGCGTATGCGTCGCGCCTCGACGATGTGAAGACTTCGATGCTGCAAGATCTGGAGGCGGGCCGCCCGCTCGAGCTCGATCCGATTCTCGGAGCGGCGATCGAGCTTGCAGATCGGCGCGGCATCCCGGTGCCGCGCCTGCGCGCCATCGCCGAGCAGCTGCACGAGCTCGCGTCTTAG
- the hisF gene encoding imidazole glycerol phosphate synthase subunit HisF yields MLARRIIPCLDVKDGRVVKGVNFVSLRDAGDPVGLAALYESRGADELVFLDITATIEGRKATHEVVRAVACDLSIPFAVGGGVDGVEEVRALLRAGCDKVSLNSAAVRDPDVLRRASAEFGSQCILLAIDARRRDGGWDVVIDGGRTPTGRDAIAWANQACGQSGAGEVLLTSMDRDGTRSGYDLELTRAVRAAVPVPVIASGGAGSLEDFARVFIEAEADAALAASLFHFGEIDIPILKEALAKRGIPIRPWTSQG; encoded by the coding sequence TTGCTTGCCCGCCGCATCATCCCATGTCTGGACGTCAAAGACGGGCGCGTCGTCAAGGGCGTGAACTTCGTCTCGCTGCGCGATGCAGGCGATCCGGTTGGGCTGGCAGCGCTCTACGAGAGCCGCGGTGCCGACGAGTTGGTCTTTCTCGACATCACCGCGACGATCGAAGGGCGCAAGGCGACGCATGAGGTGGTACGGGCCGTGGCCTGCGATCTGTCGATTCCGTTTGCCGTCGGGGGCGGCGTTGATGGCGTGGAAGAGGTGCGCGCGCTGCTACGAGCCGGGTGCGACAAGGTGTCGCTCAATAGCGCTGCGGTTCGCGACCCGGACGTGCTGCGCCGCGCTTCGGCGGAGTTCGGCAGCCAATGCATCCTGCTGGCGATTGACGCGCGCCGGCGAGACGGCGGCTGGGATGTTGTGATCGACGGCGGCCGCACGCCGACCGGCCGCGACGCGATCGCGTGGGCGAACCAAGCCTGCGGGCAGAGCGGTGCGGGCGAAGTGCTGCTGACGTCGATGGATCGCGACGGGACGCGATCGGGCTACGATCTGGAGCTCACGCGCGCCGTTCGCGCTGCGGTTCCCGTGCCGGTCATCGCCTCGGGCGGCGCCGGATCGCTGGAGGACTTCGCGCGCGTCTTTATCGAGGCGGAGGCCGACGCCGCGCTTGCGGCATCGCTCTTTCACTTCGGCGAGATCGACATTCCCATATTGAAGGAAGCGCTGGCGAAGCGCGGCATTCCCATTCGACCATGGACCTCGCAGGGCTGA
- the hisIE gene encoding bifunctional phosphoribosyl-AMP cyclohydrolase/phosphoribosyl-ATP diphosphatase HisIE: MDLAGLKFDDRGLLPVIISDACTGDVLTLAWANRDALERTAQTREAHLFSRSRERLWRKGEESGNVQHVVEMVADCDGDAVLYRVDPSGPACHTGERSCFHTTLLERERDCVAGDFLRAVAYLQRVLHERKTSAPAGSYVATLYAGGVDRIGKKVGEEATEVVIAAKNAADDPVVWEAADLLFHLFVLLQARNISIDRVGAHLLERAR, encoded by the coding sequence ATGGACCTCGCAGGGCTGAAGTTCGACGATCGCGGTCTGCTCCCGGTGATCATCTCTGATGCGTGTACCGGTGACGTGCTGACGCTTGCCTGGGCAAACCGCGACGCCCTCGAGCGCACAGCGCAGACGCGCGAGGCGCACCTCTTCAGCCGTAGCCGAGAACGCCTGTGGCGTAAAGGTGAAGAGAGCGGGAACGTCCAGCACGTCGTCGAGATGGTGGCGGACTGCGACGGTGACGCCGTGCTCTATCGCGTCGATCCGAGCGGCCCTGCGTGCCACACGGGCGAGCGGAGCTGCTTCCATACGACGCTGCTGGAGCGAGAACGGGACTGCGTTGCAGGCGACTTTCTCCGCGCCGTCGCGTACCTGCAGCGCGTCCTTCACGAGCGGAAGACGTCCGCGCCGGCCGGCTCGTACGTCGCAACGCTCTACGCCGGCGGAGTCGATCGAATCGGGAAGAAGGTTGGCGAAGAGGCGACCGAGGTCGTCATCGCGGCGAAGAACGCCGCCGACGACCCCGTTGTGTGGGAGGCCGCGGATTTGCTCTTTCATCTGTTCGTGTTGCTCCAAGCACGCAACATCTCCATCGACCGCGTCGGAGCGCATCTGCTCGAGCGTGCGCGGTAG
- the recG gene encoding ATP-dependent DNA helicase RecG has protein sequence MRGSDPIAAPTAIDELEGVGEKSARLFRALRIESARDLLDYFPFRYDDLREPMPAASLRDVAPDEHAEVNALGRVVGVRERRARSLEIVEVRAEDESGAFIAKWIGQRRFVIGRFREGMRLFVRGRLERSLAEPIVNVTQYRMLGEDERYRGELVPVYRASKELPTRKIGLVVRKNLSLLLQLAGEDVVPAALAQERNLPPLHDAYRAVHAPQTPEEAERARARFVFAEFLVLAAGAQLRRLHREREHDAAALQPPASLLDELEATLPFALTNAQRRAIGEIWSDMSRDVPMNRLLQGDVGSGKTLVAAAAVLLAAQNGFQSALMAPTEILATQHAQKLSQLLVPFHINVEPILGSQGQRARQTAVDRIAGGEAGLAVGTHALLTENVEFSRLGLAIIDEQQRFGVEHRARLRAKGVAPHTLHMTATPIPRTLARVLYADLDESRVDEMPPGRLAVKTFAVRASRRDDVYAFVRAVVARGGQVYVVAPAIDEAENGATGAVGVFEHLQRDVFADLRLGLVHGRLGAREKEATMQRFLRGQIDVLVATTVIEVGVDVPNAQLMVVLDAQRYGLAQLHQLRGRVGRGAAQSSCVLVYPDDRDETQRLAILAQSNDGFAIAEADLEIRGSGEFAGTVQSGKDALRFGDVARDFAIYAEARTAAEQIMRDDPALGEPANAGLRAALDATPSLHVLLTSS, from the coding sequence GTGCGCGGTAGCGACCCGATCGCTGCGCCCACGGCAATCGACGAGTTGGAGGGCGTCGGTGAGAAGTCCGCGCGGCTCTTTCGCGCGCTCCGCATCGAGAGCGCACGCGATCTACTCGACTATTTTCCGTTTCGCTACGACGATCTCCGCGAGCCGATGCCCGCCGCGAGTTTGCGCGACGTCGCGCCCGACGAGCATGCGGAGGTCAACGCGCTCGGCCGCGTCGTCGGCGTACGCGAACGGCGCGCCCGCAGTCTCGAGATCGTCGAGGTGCGGGCGGAAGACGAGAGTGGTGCGTTCATTGCGAAGTGGATTGGACAACGGCGGTTCGTCATCGGCCGCTTTCGCGAGGGGATGCGGCTCTTCGTTCGTGGTCGCCTCGAGCGCTCGCTGGCGGAGCCCATCGTGAACGTTACGCAGTATCGCATGCTTGGGGAGGACGAGCGGTACCGCGGCGAGTTGGTCCCCGTCTACCGCGCGAGCAAGGAGCTTCCGACGCGCAAGATCGGGCTCGTAGTGAGGAAGAATCTCTCGCTTCTGCTCCAGCTCGCGGGCGAGGACGTGGTTCCAGCGGCTCTGGCGCAAGAGCGCAATCTCCCGCCCTTGCACGACGCCTATCGCGCGGTCCACGCACCGCAGACGCCCGAAGAAGCGGAACGCGCGCGCGCGCGTTTTGTCTTCGCGGAGTTTCTGGTGCTCGCTGCGGGCGCGCAACTGCGCCGCCTCCACCGAGAGCGGGAGCACGACGCGGCAGCACTGCAGCCTCCCGCGTCTTTACTCGACGAACTGGAGGCGACGCTGCCGTTCGCGCTGACGAACGCGCAGCGACGCGCGATCGGTGAGATCTGGAGCGACATGTCGCGAGACGTTCCCATGAATCGTCTGCTGCAAGGCGACGTCGGCAGCGGCAAGACGCTCGTCGCAGCCGCCGCGGTGCTGCTCGCGGCGCAAAACGGCTTTCAGTCTGCACTGATGGCGCCGACCGAGATTCTCGCGACGCAACATGCGCAGAAGCTGAGTCAGCTGCTCGTGCCGTTTCATATAAACGTGGAGCCGATCCTAGGAAGCCAAGGGCAGCGGGCACGTCAAACGGCCGTGGACCGCATTGCCGGCGGAGAAGCCGGGCTCGCCGTCGGGACGCACGCGCTGCTAACCGAGAACGTAGAGTTTTCACGACTGGGCCTCGCGATCATCGACGAGCAGCAGCGCTTTGGGGTCGAGCATCGCGCGCGGTTGCGCGCAAAAGGCGTCGCACCGCACACGCTGCACATGACGGCGACGCCGATTCCGCGCACCCTCGCGCGAGTGCTGTACGCGGACCTCGATGAGTCTCGTGTGGACGAGATGCCTCCGGGTCGGCTCGCGGTGAAGACGTTTGCGGTGCGGGCGTCTCGACGCGACGACGTCTATGCGTTCGTGCGCGCGGTCGTGGCGCGGGGAGGCCAAGTGTACGTGGTCGCCCCGGCGATCGACGAGGCCGAAAATGGGGCGACCGGCGCTGTCGGTGTGTTCGAGCACCTGCAGCGCGACGTTTTTGCCGATCTGCGCTTGGGGTTGGTGCACGGCCGTCTCGGTGCGCGTGAGAAAGAAGCGACAATGCAGCGATTCCTGCGCGGCCAGATCGACGTCCTCGTAGCGACAACGGTCATCGAGGTGGGCGTCGACGTTCCAAACGCCCAGCTCATGGTCGTGCTCGACGCCCAACGGTACGGGCTCGCGCAGCTGCACCAACTTCGCGGGCGCGTGGGACGCGGAGCTGCGCAGTCGTCGTGCGTCCTCGTCTATCCCGACGACCGCGACGAGACGCAGCGCTTGGCGATCCTCGCGCAAAGCAACGACGGCTTTGCCATCGCCGAAGCGGACTTGGAGATACGCGGATCGGGAGAGTTCGCGGGAACCGTGCAGTCGGGCAAAGACGCGTTACGGTTTGGAGACGTCGCGCGAGACTTCGCGATCTACGCCGAGGCTCGAACTGCCGCGGAGCAGATCATGCGTGACGACCCCGCGCTCGGGGAGCCTGCGAATGCGGGGCTGAGGGCCGCGCTCGACGCGACGCCCTCACTGCACGTGCTGCTGACGTCGTCCTAG
- a CDS encoding pitrilysin family protein, producing the protein MPRALIRLLLCCCSLLPLALSTRSAGAQGVSVTRATLANGLQVVVVHDPLAPVVTAVMNYRVGSDEQSLPGLAHATEHMMFRGSATLSSSSFMDVVSMTGGNFDADTRNDVTQYYFTVPARYLDIALRLERARATGLSMAQSQWNQERLAITQEVTQDNSNAIYRLFTKMSQRMLAGTPYAHNTLGTIRAFAREINRPQLLSFYRTWYHPNNAVYVIAGDVDGPSTIAAVRRIFGDVPAAPLPRRPTVRLRPLTAVTYRESSDLPVTVVMLGYRMPGYRSPDYAAGQILGDVLASQRSALYELVARGKMLYTTFQADSYARTSIGVVFGVVPVTANVQDAAAEMRAAIDRYRRSGVPRDLVAAAKRREIAQREFSRSSVQSLAFDWSDALAVQGLQAPDDAIAAFGRVTEADVNRVLRSDLAASRTVSAYAVPHNAGAPSMGSSGLAAETNRIAPTSHAQLPPWARNILAHPRVPAQTLSPASFTLANGLRVVIQPETSSHSVTLSGTIRNDPQVQEPAGEDGVAGVTSALLPYGTTTYSRLGYQTALDAIAADVNTGTDFSLRVLASDFDRGVALLADDELHPALSTADFAIVKRQEAQALVGEANSPDHLTDVALADALYPPGDPARRFATAASVDALTLDDVRNWYAAAYRPDLTTIVIVGDVGPQHARSVIERYFGAWRSVGPKPRTEPPPVGLNMPSAIVIPATGRVQSSVTLDETSGFGRTSSDWAALQVANTVLTGGFYSSLLYHDVREVHGYAYAVGSSMDARPTRSSVTITYACDPKNILPAQALVVRDLLQLQSRPLSADRLMLAKALLMGRVPILEASYDGVAAQLLDDASRGLPLDQNLIDARAELRATASQVQAAVRRWIRPRDFVRVVTGPGPGPGE; encoded by the coding sequence ATGCCCCGCGCCTTGATTCGCCTGCTGCTTTGCTGCTGCTCGCTCCTGCCGCTCGCGCTCTCGACGCGCTCGGCCGGTGCGCAAGGCGTGAGCGTCACGCGTGCGACGCTCGCAAACGGACTACAGGTGGTCGTCGTGCACGATCCGCTCGCCCCGGTGGTCACGGCGGTCATGAACTATCGCGTCGGCTCCGACGAGCAATCGTTGCCGGGCTTGGCGCACGCGACCGAGCACATGATGTTTCGCGGCAGCGCGACGCTGTCGTCCTCGTCGTTCATGGACGTCGTCAGCATGACCGGCGGCAACTTCGACGCGGACACGCGCAACGACGTCACGCAGTACTATTTTACGGTTCCGGCACGGTATCTCGATATCGCGCTACGACTCGAGCGCGCGCGCGCGACCGGCCTCTCGATGGCGCAGAGTCAGTGGAACCAAGAGCGGCTCGCGATCACGCAAGAGGTTACTCAAGACAACTCCAATGCGATCTACCGGCTCTTCACGAAGATGTCGCAGCGCATGCTGGCCGGAACGCCATACGCGCACAACACGCTCGGCACGATTCGCGCCTTCGCGAGAGAGATCAACCGGCCGCAGCTACTCTCGTTCTATCGCACGTGGTACCATCCGAATAATGCCGTCTACGTCATTGCCGGCGACGTCGATGGCCCGAGTACGATCGCAGCCGTGCGGCGCATCTTCGGCGACGTGCCGGCGGCGCCGCTGCCGCGCCGCCCCACGGTGCGCCTGCGGCCGCTGACGGCGGTAACGTATCGCGAGTCGAGCGACCTGCCGGTAACCGTCGTCATGCTCGGCTACCGGATGCCCGGCTACCGCAGTCCCGATTACGCCGCGGGACAGATTCTCGGCGACGTGCTGGCGAGCCAGCGCTCAGCTCTCTACGAGCTCGTGGCGCGCGGAAAGATGCTCTACACGACGTTCCAAGCCGACTCGTACGCGCGAACGTCGATCGGCGTCGTGTTTGGCGTCGTACCGGTAACGGCGAACGTGCAGGACGCTGCAGCGGAAATGCGCGCCGCCATAGATCGGTATCGCCGTAGCGGCGTGCCGCGAGACCTCGTCGCGGCTGCGAAGCGTCGCGAGATCGCGCAGCGCGAGTTCTCCCGCAGCTCGGTGCAAAGCCTCGCGTTCGATTGGAGCGACGCGCTCGCAGTGCAGGGCCTGCAGGCTCCCGACGACGCGATCGCCGCGTTCGGCCGCGTGACCGAGGCGGACGTAAACCGCGTCCTGCGCAGCGACCTCGCCGCCTCGCGTACGGTGAGCGCTTACGCGGTGCCGCACAACGCTGGTGCGCCCAGCATGGGATCGTCCGGTCTCGCTGCGGAGACGAACCGCATCGCGCCGACGAGTCACGCGCAGCTTCCGCCGTGGGCCCGCAACATTCTCGCCCATCCGCGCGTTCCTGCGCAGACGCTCTCGCCTGCGTCGTTCACCCTCGCAAACGGTCTGCGGGTCGTCATTCAGCCGGAGACGAGCTCCCACAGCGTGACGCTGAGCGGAACGATCCGAAACGATCCGCAAGTACAGGAGCCGGCTGGAGAGGACGGCGTGGCCGGCGTAACGTCGGCGCTGCTGCCGTACGGCACGACGACGTATAGCCGTCTGGGCTACCAGACCGCGCTGGACGCGATCGCCGCCGACGTCAACACCGGTACGGACTTCTCGCTGCGCGTGCTCGCGTCAGATTTCGATAGAGGTGTAGCATTGCTCGCAGACGACGAGCTGCACCCGGCGCTCTCTACGGCAGACTTCGCCATCGTCAAGCGGCAGGAGGCGCAGGCCCTCGTCGGCGAGGCAAACTCACCAGACCATCTGACGGACGTGGCGCTCGCCGACGCCCTCTATCCGCCCGGCGATCCAGCGCGCCGCTTCGCGACGGCAGCGAGCGTCGATGCGCTGACGCTGGACGACGTTCGCAACTGGTATGCGGCTGCGTACCGGCCCGACCTCACCACGATCGTGATCGTCGGCGACGTAGGCCCGCAGCACGCGCGCTCCGTGATCGAGCGATACTTCGGCGCGTGGCGATCGGTAGGCCCCAAACCACGTACCGAGCCTCCGCCGGTCGGGCTCAACATGCCGTCGGCCATCGTCATTCCAGCGACGGGGCGCGTGCAATCGTCCGTGACGCTCGACGAGACGTCGGGATTCGGCCGAACGTCGAGCGATTGGGCGGCACTCCAAGTCGCGAACACGGTCCTCACGGGCGGTTTCTATAGCTCCTTGCTCTATCACGACGTGCGGGAGGTGCACGGCTACGCGTACGCGGTGGGCAGCAGCATGGATGCGCGGCCGACGCGCTCCAGCGTCACGATTACGTACGCATGCGATCCGAAGAACATTCTGCCCGCGCAGGCTCTCGTCGTGCGCGACCTCCTGCAGCTCCAATCGCGCCCGTTGTCCGCCGATCGGTTGATGCTCGCCAAAGCGCTGTTGATGGGGCGCGTTCCGATCCTGGAGGCAAGCTACGACGGCGTCGCCGCGCAGCTCCTTGACGACGCGTCGCGCGGCCTTCCGCTGGACCAAAATCTCATCGACGCACGCGCAGAACTGCGCGCGACGGCATCGCAGGTGCAGGCGGCGGTGCGGCGATGGATCCGGCCGCGCGATTTCGTGCGCGTCGTCACCGGTCCTGGCCCGGGTCCCGGCGAGTGA
- a CDS encoding HAD family hydrolase — MIAVQTCAIAFDIDHTLAIDNKLERIAFLRLLARIDGEGGRLLGTLDQETSAIDALLERQRSGAFTIDDAVRRFVSERGVTHTKPFVEHFREIVLSLVDHVVVPLPGVPRMLDELRARGIATAVLSNGWSPLQQRKAERAGFAGPVLASADVGAAKPDRSAFAALVDRLGLPAQCIWYVGDNPRTDVAGAHAAGLRTAWYNAEGRRYPGDLTPPDAVIADICDAVGLVTLAVGS; from the coding sequence GTGATTGCCGTGCAAACGTGCGCAATTGCCTTCGATATCGACCACACGCTCGCGATCGATAACAAGCTCGAGCGCATCGCCTTTCTGCGGCTCCTCGCGCGTATCGACGGCGAAGGGGGAAGGCTGCTCGGAACGCTCGACCAAGAGACGAGCGCGATCGACGCATTGTTGGAGCGCCAGCGCAGCGGCGCCTTCACGATCGACGATGCGGTCCGCCGCTTCGTCAGCGAGCGTGGCGTCACGCATACCAAGCCGTTCGTCGAGCACTTTCGCGAGATCGTTCTTTCGCTCGTCGACCACGTCGTCGTGCCGCTTCCGGGCGTACCACGAATGCTCGACGAGCTGCGCGCGCGCGGAATTGCGACGGCGGTGCTCAGCAACGGCTGGAGCCCGCTGCAGCAGCGCAAGGCGGAGCGCGCCGGGTTTGCCGGTCCCGTCCTCGCGAGCGCCGACGTCGGTGCGGCCAAGCCAGATCGCAGCGCCTTCGCCGCGCTCGTCGATCGTCTCGGCCTGCCGGCACAGTGCATTTGGTACGTGGGCGACAATCCACGCACCGACGTCGCCGGCGCACATGCGGCGGGATTACGCACCGCGTGGTACAACGCCGAAGGCCGCAGATACCCGGGCGATCTCACGCCGCCGGATGCGGTAATCGCCGACATCTGCGATGCGGTCGGTCTCGTCACGCTTGCGGTGGGCTCGTAG
- the rsmD gene encoding 16S rRNA (guanine(966)-N(2))-methyltransferase RsmD — protein MPKITGGQLGSRKLRSPKGGTVRPTPGRVKEALFSILMQRVEGANVLDLFAGTGAIGIEAVSRGAARVVCVEGDRAIAHAIEEAVEELDIDKTLSVVAAPAERALYRIEGPFDIVYLDPPYASDVPLHLLGLLRDRRLLAPDAVVIYEHAARRILPDIPGYRSTREEVYGDVALAFLAAEAS, from the coding sequence ATGCCGAAGATCACGGGAGGACAACTCGGAAGCCGTAAACTGCGCTCGCCCAAGGGCGGTACGGTGCGGCCGACGCCCGGACGCGTAAAAGAGGCCCTTTTTTCGATCCTCATGCAGCGGGTCGAGGGCGCAAACGTCCTGGACCTGTTTGCCGGGACAGGAGCCATCGGCATCGAGGCGGTCTCTCGCGGTGCGGCGCGCGTCGTTTGCGTCGAGGGGGATCGCGCTATCGCTCACGCGATCGAAGAGGCAGTAGAGGAGTTGGATATCGATAAAACGCTGAGCGTCGTAGCCGCGCCTGCGGAACGCGCCCTCTATCGTATCGAGGGGCCCTTCGATATCGTCTATCTCGACCCGCCGTATGCGAGCGACGTGCCCCTGCATCTCCTGGGGCTCTTGCGCGACCGCCGCTTGCTAGCACCCGATGCAGTCGTCATCTACGAGCATGCGGCCCGCCGCATTCTTCCCGACATACCGGGGTATCGCTCTACCCGCGAAGAAGTCTACGGCGATGTGGCGCTGGCATTTCTCGCTGCAGAAGCATCGTGA
- the coaD gene encoding pantetheine-phosphate adenylyltransferase: MKLNGRASVATHAILPGSFDPPTNGHLDVIERAAACFGRVTVAVVVNPQKRQPMFSLHDREAMLKECTARLPNVAVEHFRGLLADYVKRMEADVIVKGLRAVSDFENEMSTALMNRSLSNVDTFFLMSDQRYSFVSSSIVKEVFFLGGDVAALVPEPVLRIMSAKRAARST; encoded by the coding sequence GTGAAGCTTAACGGGCGTGCGTCCGTTGCGACGCATGCCATCCTTCCCGGTTCGTTCGACCCGCCCACGAACGGGCATCTCGACGTCATCGAGCGCGCGGCGGCGTGCTTCGGCCGCGTAACCGTTGCCGTCGTCGTCAACCCGCAGAAGCGGCAGCCGATGTTCTCGCTCCACGATCGTGAAGCGATGCTGAAGGAGTGCACGGCACGCCTCCCCAACGTGGCGGTGGAACACTTTCGCGGCCTGCTTGCCGACTACGTGAAGCGGATGGAGGCCGACGTGATCGTGAAAGGGCTGCGCGCTGTTTCGGACTTTGAGAACGAGATGTCGACCGCGTTGATGAACCGATCGCTCTCCAACGTCGACACGTTCTTTCTGATGTCCGACCAACGTTACTCGTTCGTCAGCTCCAGCATCGTCAAAGAGGTCTTCTTTCTCGGCGGCGACGTCGCCGCGCTCGTACCCGAGCCCGTCCTGCGCATCATGAGCGCGAAGCGGGCCGCTCGCTCGACATAA